One Coffea eugenioides isolate CCC68of chromosome 2, Ceug_1.0, whole genome shotgun sequence genomic window, agacttGTCGATTGGTATTTGAGTTGGGTTTGATATATTCAAATTTAGCACACATAAATATTCACCCAATTTCAGTTCAGTTAGGCTCACATTTTCATAACTCACACTTGActcacaaaaataaaataaaatcggGTATGAGGCTTAATTCGAGTAGGTTCAAACTCACGTCATGTATACTGTCTAAATCTAATCCATAGACTTtctataatatataaataaagtTGCAATATCAATAAAATAGATTTGAAGTTCATATGAAACATAATTATAATTTACCATAGCGCCCATAAACTTATCAACTAGAGATTAAAAAGAACAATTTATCATAAAAGTAGccatttaaattcaattatttgattggatttaaataaataaatcttcTTAATTCCCTCGCAACctgtaaaattcaaaaaagaaaagaaaagaaaaatatcagACAAAAAATGATACTGCATTAGAATAAATAAATAGTTTCTTAGAGATTATCATAATTGGTTCCTCAAGAAAGATGAGATTGAATTGTAAGATGACTTTATTTATTCGAACTTGTCCGTTATAAGATTCAATTAGTCTAGTAATGAATCATAATCAATAAAAAGGTAAAGATATTAAAGAATCAAATATGAGTCCTAGgatacatatatatatcattCAGGTCGAGTATGAGATGAGTTGAGTTTAGTGCAATCCCAATTCAGCTCATATCTAAATTGGAAAAATATTTTGGCCTATAATCAACTCAGCCCCCAGGCATAAGGCTCACAAACTAGCCCAATCCAAATTGACAGGCCTAGCCTAGAAGGTTTAGTCAACTATCAAGTACTTACCGTGGGGACTTGAGACAGTACTAGATTATTGGCCTAGAACTCTAACCAAAACTTCAGGGATACAATTTGGTAGTGACTTGAAAGCCTTTTGCTTTCCTTAAACACATCCCATGCAAGTTGAATTCTTCTGCTGTTAACAAGAGGGAAATACTCATATGCCTTTCTTAGGCAAAATCAGCAGAATCAGTTCTCATCATGTGTAATATAGGCTTCATTATACAGATATCTtacccaagaaaaaaaaaaaaaaaaccttaattCAACAGTTATTTATTATACAGCTGTAGAAGTTTTTTTATTATACAGTTATTTGATGCCAAAAGCCATGTTAAACGTTTCTAAATAAGACCTTTCCCTCGTACTAGAATTGTTTGTCTTCCGAATCTTAGGATTATTACCATTACCGAATCTTAGAATTGTTTCTCTAGTACTAGAATTGTTTCTAAATAAGACCATTTCCCATCCACCATTGCAGAGAACTAGCTTCCTTGCTGGATGCTCTTATGGTAACTTCAAAGTTGTTGGTTTCAGTCTCTTCTATTCCATCCAAAACTGTTTCTACCCACCCACCAAGCTTGCAGAAAAAAACAGCTATCAAACAAATTGTCTTGGtcaattcacaaaaaaaaaaaaaaaaaaaaaaaacttaaaattcatttcatttatgcGTACCATTATGATTAAATCCTACAAAAACATATTGATAGGTGGACATAGCAGATCATGACTGAGGAATCTAATGGTAGACACAGCAGATCATCAACCACCATCATctgaagacaaaaaaaaaaaaaaaaaagttccttCTGTTATATATGCTATTCAAATATCTGATTCAAATCTATACAAAGCCAAGCTATTTAAAACATGGAAACGCAAAACAGTCTCCTATGAAAGACCAACCTCAAAAAGCTACAGGAGGGCCAATTACAAGTACAATGGATTAACAAGATCCCAGGCACTTCAAGTACCTAACAATAATCAGAAATTACATATTTCTGTCATTAAGAAAAGGCGAATGATCAAGCGGCAGATGGGGCGGGAATGCAGCGAAGAGCTCTAGCTTTGAGGTTCTTAGCTTCAGCTTCACCCCCAATTGTGGCAGAAATATTTGCAGCGGACCTCTTGTAATCCAATGTCTCATCATTGTAAATATCCCACCAGTTCTTCACTAGCACCTTGATGTCTTCTCTGTCCATGTTGTCTTCCTTGCCAGTGTACCTCCATGGCTTTGATCCAGCAGCACAGTAATGGACTACCTTCACTTTTTCCAGCTCAACGTTCTCTGGATGCCTCCATAACATGGCCAGCACCAAGTTGTAAATTGGAGGAATTGGCCTATAAACATCCCTGAAGAACATGTTCAGGAAGTCCTGCTCAGCAAACGGAGTAGGAGGAGTGATCTTGAGGGTGCTCAAGAGATCATCATAGGTGGGAAGACTAGGCTCGTATACGAACATGCCGGCATTGAAGTAAAGAGGGGGCCTTTGACCCAACTCTTCTTGCCACTGAACCTTATCAGGGCACTGCTGACAGTAGCCGATCTGGTATTGTGGGGTGTGACTCCAAGTCTTCTCACAGAAGCAGTCCTTTACAGCATAGAAGTATCCGTCTGGCAAGTCAAACAGGTGATCTATGTTCTCAAACACTTGGATATCTCCATCCAAGTATACCATTTTGCTATACTCAACAAACTGCATCaacagaaacaaaaaagaatcaTCAATTTGCTGGCAAAATTAAGCATtataatcaaatcaaatttctCTCTAGTGTTAGTGTTGGGATTAAGaataaagataaaagaaaacATGACACTTAACCTGGATCAAGCAGTAGAAGTATCTCACCTCCCAGATGCGAAGCTTGGAGTAGTTGATGACATAATATGCCATGGCAAATTGAGTCTGGTTCTCAGGAGGATAGACGGGCTCAATCTCGCGGACAATGCAGCCCTGGTTCAGCAGTATACGACGGTGCTCCTCAGGGACGTCAGGCAAAACTGCAACCACCAAAGGATAGACAGTTTTAACCTTCCTTAACCCTTTGGCCAAACCAACCACACCCTTCACGTAGTCACCGTTGCCTGCCAGAAATGTGACGTAGGCACGGCTAGACAAACTAGCAGCCTTGACAAGACCACTTGTGACTGGCGAATTAGTATTACTAACCATATCAGGAGCCATTCTTGTAATATAAATGATCTAATGAATTAACAAGAAGGTATGTTTTCTTTGTAAAAGATGAATGATTGGAGAGATAGTTTGATGATTCTGAGGTTTTTGCATCAAGGGCTTGGTTTATATAGGCATTGCTCAAGACTTAACCGAAGAAAGTAACCGTTATTTGCATTGGAGTGGAGAGGACTGAGGAGAGGACTTGAATCCGTAGTGGAtaaattttagggataattttagaaacctcccttgaccTTTTTTATAATATCACTGAGTGCCCTTTAAGTTTTTAAAATCGCACCTACTtcccttgaattgacattttttttggtaacattttagcccctttggaataaatgcaagaaagatAAAAGTGTTGTTCCAATAATACCCTTATCCTACCTTACTTATGAAGCTtacaacaacaataaaaaataaaataaggttaaattttggaaaaatgaaaatatgaacACATATAAATGCAATAATGAGTAATTTTGTATATATACAATAATTATTACCTAGTATAATGCatgattttttaattaaaatatatTAGGATATTCCTCGATATATATTTGGTCATTagattatttttattaattttttaatttttgagttatttataaaatatttttctataagtAGGATTTATATTACAAACCATATATATAAAaagattattttaatttttattataacTTAAACTactttatgtattaaaatatatttcctaaaaaaatttcttaactTCCTTGTAACTGTCTATGTTTCAAGATGTTAATTATTCAACTAAATCCTTTGCCATCTCACAACCAcctcaatacaaagaaatatgGACCAGTATTGAATGGAAATGCAGTTATGTTTTGGTTTAAAAATCCtattttgttttgacttttaaTTAAAACTTATTAAAAGTGCTAGGGTAATATTGTCAATTTATGACTTTTAATAGGGATATTTAGTCTTGTCAAATTG contains:
- the LOC113763333 gene encoding galactinol synthase 2-like, with product MAPDMVSNTNSPVTSGLVKAASLSSRAYVTFLAGNGDYVKGVVGLAKGLRKVKTVYPLVVAVLPDVPEEHRRILLNQGCIVREIEPVYPPENQTQFAMAYYVINYSKLRIWEFVEYSKMVYLDGDIQVFENIDHLFDLPDGYFYAVKDCFCEKTWSHTPQYQIGYCQQCPDKVQWQEELGQRPPLYFNAGMFVYEPSLPTYDDLLSTLKITPPTPFAEQDFLNMFFRDVYRPIPPIYNLVLAMLWRHPENVELEKVKVVHYCAAGSKPWRYTGKEDNMDREDIKVLVKNWWDIYNDETLDYKRSAANISATIGGEAEAKNLKARALRCIPAPSAA